In Thermobaculum terrenum ATCC BAA-798, one genomic interval encodes:
- a CDS encoding glycoside hydrolase family 32 protein, translating into MHNKYPDSIRRAEEARRQLEEQAVRSPWRQRYHFMPPAGWMNDPNGLIHYGGYYHLFYQHNPFGPQWGPMHWGHARSRDLVHWEHLPIALAPSEPYDLHEQGGCFSGSAVESDGLLYLFYTGCTFEDGQLRQSQCMAYSDDGVTFHKYPGNPVVPGPPPDGSPDFRDPKVWRHGDSWYMVVGSCRDGRGKALLYRSGDLRRWRYVGVMAESDGSLGTMWECPDVFPLEDRWVLMFSPMGMGETRGLYLVGDIDYERGRFLPERMGEMDCGFDFYAPQSLATPDGRRVLLGWANSWPWMPWFSTFGPTAESGWCGALALPREVHLRADGTLRFPPLSELSSLRHERLFHGRMLLDHGRSLDLPPSDDGCMELELEVDWPDGWGELEIALRATPDGARRTVLLCAADGAVTLDRDHADGYLRGSRCGWRRRRGTLKLRIFVDASSVEVFVDEGDLVLSTNLYPPEDARLTTITARESRAEIRRLNAWRMQQAW; encoded by the coding sequence TTGCATAATAAATACCCAGATAGTATCAGGAGGGCGGAGGAGGCTCGCAGGCAGCTGGAGGAGCAGGCCGTGAGATCTCCCTGGCGCCAGCGCTACCACTTCATGCCGCCGGCGGGGTGGATGAACGACCCCAACGGCCTCATCCACTACGGGGGGTACTACCACCTGTTCTACCAGCACAACCCCTTCGGGCCGCAGTGGGGCCCTATGCACTGGGGACACGCACGCAGCAGGGACCTCGTACACTGGGAGCACCTGCCCATCGCCCTGGCGCCGAGCGAGCCCTACGACCTGCACGAGCAGGGAGGATGCTTCTCCGGCAGCGCGGTCGAGTCCGATGGGCTGCTGTACCTCTTCTACACGGGCTGCACCTTCGAAGATGGCCAGCTGCGGCAGTCCCAGTGTATGGCCTACAGCGACGATGGCGTGACTTTCCACAAGTACCCCGGCAACCCCGTCGTCCCGGGGCCACCTCCGGATGGTTCGCCGGACTTCCGTGATCCCAAGGTGTGGCGACACGGCGACAGCTGGTACATGGTGGTGGGCTCCTGCAGGGACGGGCGGGGGAAGGCCCTGCTCTACAGGTCCGGTGACCTAAGAAGGTGGCGCTACGTAGGGGTGATGGCAGAAAGCGATGGCAGCCTGGGGACGATGTGGGAGTGCCCTGATGTCTTCCCCCTGGAGGATAGATGGGTACTCATGTTCTCCCCGATGGGGATGGGGGAGACTCGAGGGCTCTACCTCGTGGGCGACATCGACTACGAGCGCGGCAGGTTCCTCCCGGAGAGGATGGGGGAGATGGATTGTGGCTTCGACTTCTACGCTCCCCAGTCGTTGGCTACCCCCGATGGCAGGCGCGTGCTGCTGGGCTGGGCCAACTCCTGGCCCTGGATGCCCTGGTTCTCCACGTTCGGCCCCACGGCCGAGAGCGGTTGGTGCGGGGCGCTGGCGCTGCCCAGGGAGGTGCACCTGAGGGCAGATGGCACCCTGCGCTTCCCACCCTTGTCCGAGCTGTCCAGCCTTCGCCACGAGCGCTTGTTCCACGGCAGGATGCTGCTGGATCATGGGCGGTCCCTCGATCTGCCCCCGAGCGACGACGGCTGCATGGAGCTGGAGCTCGAGGTGGATTGGCCGGACGGCTGGGGAGAGCTGGAGATCGCCCTGCGAGCCACACCGGATGGGGCCCGCCGCACGGTGCTGCTGTGCGCCGCGGACGGAGCCGTGACGCTGGACCGGGACCACGCCGATGGCTACCTGCGAGGCAGCAGGTGCGGCTGGCGCCGCCGCAGGGGCACCCTGAAGCTCCGCATATTCGTAGATGCCTCCAGCGTGGAGGTGTTCGTTGATGAGGGCGACTTGGTGCTCTCCACCAACCTGTATCCTCCGGAAGATGCCCGCCTTACGACCATCACGGCTCGGGAATCCAGGGCTGAGATTCGCAGATTAAACGCTTGGAGAATGCAACAGGCATGGTGA
- a CDS encoding LacI family DNA-binding transcriptional regulator, which produces MINECFLEIIQKTIATGWPMGNVKISDVAKKAGVSTATVSRVLSGKTTVDPILRDRVLKAVEETGYKPDRVARSLRKRQSSIIGLIISDIQNPFFISLVRAVEDVAQKHGYIVMLGNADEDERKEREYIQVMISERVAGVIVSPSREYNDPCEDLVRAKIPLVLVDRRVPGLDVDTIVVNNTWAAQQLVMHLIEHGHSRIGAVLGTSIVATGRERREGYVQALLQYGFPIIPNLIKVGPPPPSGANREDTGYRLTMELLNAKERPTALFTGTNLLTIGALRAIQEKGLSIPEDIALVGFDDIDWMPVYNPSITVAAQPTYHIGRIAAEMLIARIQGDESPAQEIVLQPEIKIRRSCGQHVSINCDK; this is translated from the coding sequence TTGATAAACGAATGCTTTTTAGAGATAATTCAGAAAACGATTGCTACAGGATGGCCTATGGGAAATGTGAAAATCTCGGACGTCGCTAAAAAGGCTGGCGTGTCTACGGCTACTGTATCAAGGGTATTATCCGGGAAAACTACTGTTGACCCGATATTGCGGGATAGGGTTTTGAAGGCGGTGGAAGAGACTGGATACAAACCTGATAGAGTTGCTCGTAGCTTACGTAAGAGACAATCTAGCATAATTGGGCTTATAATATCCGATATTCAAAATCCTTTCTTTATATCTCTGGTCAGGGCAGTTGAAGATGTGGCTCAGAAGCATGGTTATATAGTGATGCTGGGGAATGCTGACGAAGATGAACGGAAAGAGAGAGAATACATACAAGTTATGATTTCGGAAAGGGTTGCTGGTGTTATAGTATCTCCTAGTAGGGAATACAACGATCCTTGTGAGGATCTTGTTAGGGCGAAGATTCCCTTGGTGCTGGTTGACAGAAGGGTTCCTGGCTTAGATGTAGATACTATAGTCGTCAATAACACTTGGGCAGCACAACAGCTAGTAATGCACCTTATAGAACATGGACATAGCAGAATAGGAGCTGTTTTAGGAACCTCTATAGTCGCTACCGGAAGGGAACGCCGTGAGGGCTATGTGCAGGCTCTCCTACAGTATGGCTTTCCTATTATCCCGAACCTAATTAAAGTGGGCCCTCCACCGCCTAGTGGTGCTAATAGAGAGGATACAGGCTATAGACTTACTATGGAACTACTAAACGCCAAAGAGAGACCTACAGCTCTTTTTACAGGAACCAACTTACTGACTATAGGTGCACTCAGAGCTATTCAAGAAAAGGGACTGTCTATCCCTGAAGATATAGCATTAGTTGGCTTTGATGATATAGACTGGATGCCCGTCTATAATCCCAGCATTACAGTAGCAGCTCAGCCTACATATCATATAGGAAGAATAGCCGCTGAAATGCTAATAGCGCGTATTCAAGGTGATGAGTCACCAGCGCAAGAGATAGTACTTCAGCCAGAAATCAAAATACGGCGCTCATGTGGACAGCATGTAAGTATAAACTGTGATAAATAG